Part of the Paenibacillus sp. JNUCC32 genome is shown below.
GTTCGAATACAATCGTGTTGCTGTCGCCTTCAAGCAGGATTTCCGGGTCGATCATCCGCGTCAGCGGGAGCACTTCCCCGCCCAGCTTCAACGCATAACCCATGGCGAGGCAATCCGGGTGGCAAGGCACCGGCAGAATGTCCGCGTCCGTAAACACCCCGGACTGATCGATGATCATCCGCCGGACTTCGCTTACGGTCAGGCGATCGGTTGCCGGATCATACCCCTCCAGCCGTCCCGCCGCCTGAATCGGCTGAATGGTGACGCCGCGCACCGCCTTTTGCTGAAGCCCGTATTGAATGATGTCGCCGATTTCGCCGTCATTGAGCCCTTTCTTCAGCGTGACGACCAGCGTCGTGGAGATGTTGAATTCATTCAGGTGCTCGATGGCCTGCCGGCGGATGCGCCGCAAGTCGGCCCCTCTCAGCTCCTTCAGCACATGTTCCTCAAAGCTGTCGAACTGCAGGTAAATCTCGAAGCCGGGCATATACTCGGCCAGCCTCCGCGCAAAATCGCGGTCCTGGGCGATGCGGATGCCGTTCGTGTTCACCATGATATGCTTGATGGGACGGCTTTTGCACATATCCAGGATGTCGAAGAAATCCGGGTGCGTCGTCGGCTCGCCGCCGCTGATCTGCACGATGTCAGGCTCCCCCTCGTTCTCCACAATCCGGTCGAGCATGAATTCGATCTGTGCCAGCGACCGGTAGGAGGTGCGGTGCGGCGACGATTCGGCGAAGCAGATCGGGCACTGCAGATTGCAGTGATCCGTAATCTCCAGCAGCGTGAGGCAGCTGTGCTGCTCATGGTCCGGACACAGTCCGCAGTCGTAAGGGCAGCCGTAACGGATCGGCGTATTCCAGACGAGCGGCATTTCGGACGGCTTGATGAACTTTCGCGTCTGATGGTAATACTCGGCCTCGGTTGCGATCAGCACTTTTTCCGGACCGTGCACGAGGCATCTTTTGAGCATATACACCATGCCGTTCTCCTCGATGATCTTGGCTTCCACTTTGCGGTAACAGGTGGTGCATATGCTGTTCGTCAGTTCATGATACAGATAAGGCCGGTTTTTTGGCATAATCATACTCCTTTGGTCAGCTTGGAAGACGGGAATCCGGCGTGAAGCGGCGAATCCGGTTTCTGCCGCCGATCAGCCATGCGTAATAGATGAGGCCCGCGATGCAGGCCAGCTGGATATTGTTCAATCCCAGGTAAGGATGCGGCGTCGGCTTGATCCATTCGATCGCCAGGCGGAACAGCAGATACCCGGCCATGAACCACTGGAACATTCGTCCGGACACATAGCCCTCGCGAGTCGATCTGCCGCGGCTTTGGCGGTACAGCGGCATCAGCAGCAGGGCCAGCACGATCAGGAAGAGGATCTCGTACAGCTGAGTCGGGTGGCGATAGATCCCGTCTCCGAAATCCACGCCCGTGAACCAGGTTGTCGGCGTGCCATAGGTGTGGTCGTCGAGGCCGGTCAGAAAACAGCCGATTCGCCCAAGGCCCAGGCCCAGCATCAGAGGGTACACGAAATCATCGCCCGTGGAATGCTTCCAGCCCACCCAGCGTTTGGTCAGCTCGACGCCGATCAATCCGCCGAGAAGACCGCCGACAATCGTCTTGCCACCCCAGAGGAGATGGAATTGGCGCAGCTGTTCCCAAGTGGCCGCCGGATCCTCAAACCAGTACAGCAGCTTGGCCCCAACGGCAGCCCCGGCGATGATGCCGGCCAGAAGCTGCAGGCTCATCAGCTTTGTCATGCCGCTCGGCCGACGGGTCCATAAATATACCCGAAAGCCGATAAAGTAGGCCAGCGATTCAAATAACACATGCGGATGAATCCGCCAGGAGCCCAGGTACAAATAAACAGGAAATTCCATCCGCCCACTCCTTGAATGAAAACTTGAGTTGAAAATAAGACCTTGTTCGAGTTCGAAACGCGTTCTTTAATAGGAAAACAGGATCGTTCCGCAAATCGCGAGCAGCAGCAGCGTAAGCCCGCCCAAGATGGCTAGTATGGAGACGATCACGGTCACCCATATGTTCCTGGATCGTCCGGGCATGCCGGGAGCGGGGGGCATTTCGCCGCAGCGGTAGCGGCAGCGGCCCGTCTCCGGATTATGGCATTCGTCGCACACCGGCTTCCCGCATCGCGTGCACTGCGCGGCGGCTGCCCTTTCGGGATGGTTCATACAGCGGTAAAATTCCATCGAATCACCTCATTTGGCATTTAACCCTTATATTGCCTATTGTAAACGCTAACGGAGAATTAGACCACCACCTGCAAACGACAGATGGTCCTGGGGTGAATATTCATAAGACGTCATAAGATGCCGCCGTTTCCAATCGGAATCGCGGAAATAAAAAAAGGCAAGCCCTCTGACTCATTCAAAGCCAGCGCTTGCCCTTCCATTCTTGCGGCTCGATGGGTCAGCTCGTGGGTGCATCCTGCCAAACATTAAACTTGTTGCCGTCGGGATCCTTGAATTTGAACTGCAATCCGCAGGAACCGTGATCTACCAGCGGCTCGACCTGTGCTCCATTTTCCCGCAGCCGCTTATGCAGCTCCGTAATATTCTCGACCTCGAAGGTTAACGAGAACATCTCATAATTCTCCCCTTCCCATTGGTTGGTTATGAAGTTGGCTGTTCGGTTACCCAGTGTTTCCAGCAGGAATAACCACTGTCCGTCCCCTAAGATCAAGATGGCGCCTGTATCGTCGCATTTTCTCACCGTAAGGCCAAATAGCTCCGAGTACCATTTTACCGCCAGCGGAAGATTCCTTACCGGGAGATAATTGCAATGAACCTTCTTTAGCAGCGGCTTGTTCAAGGATTGGAGCTTGGGTGCTTCGTTTAATGGGTTGTCTATCGTCATTCGATTCACCTCTTGTTCAATGTGGTTTCAATATATAGACGATGGAACCGGACCGATTCCGTCACGGAGAGCCATTTTTTTATCAATTCGGTTCAATTGCATGATACTTATTGCCGTCGGGATCGTAGAATACCAGCAATTTGCCGAATAAAGCATCTTCCCGGATCGGCTCCATTCCAATCCCCTGTTGATGCAGCCGCTGCTCTAACTCCCCAACGCTCGCTGCTTCGAACGTGAGTACAGGCATGCTAGCCGGGGCGTGGCGCTGACACTCGAGCAAATACAATTCCTGTCCGGATTCCAGCACCGGATTGCCGTGCCTACTGGTTCCCAGATGAAAATGCAGGATAAACCAGGCGGTGGCCTGCCCCTTATCCGTGACTGGAATATAGAAATGACCGGCTCGCTTAAGGACATGTTCCGAGACCTGCTGCTCGAAATCCCTCCCCAAACGATGAGTAAGGAAATAATGCTCGAAGTCACGGGCTAGATGCTGTTTCAAAACTTCTCTGGCACGTCGTATTCGGCTTTCAACCGCAGATACCGACATGTTAAGGAACTGTCCGATCTCTTTCATGGACCACTCGCTTAAGTAGTGCAGCACGACAACGGATTTACTCTTCTCCTCCAATCCCTGCAAGGCTCCCCAGACGGAATCATGGATCACATATTGTTCCAGCCATGGCGTGATATTGTCCGATGCTGGAGTCGTTTCGTGCAGGGGGAGAGCCTGCTTGCTTCGTTTGGCAAAATCGAGGCTGGTCCGGCGCGTTATCGCATACAGCCAGCTGCCCAGTTTCGCTGGATCGTTCAGCGTATGCAGGTTGCGATAGCACTTCAGAAATGCTTCCTGCACCGCATCCTGTGCCTCGTGGAAATCTCCCAGCACGCTGTACGCAACGGATAACAGGGCGTTGGAATACTCGTTGACGATCATCCGGTAGGCATCAAAATCCCCCGCTTTGGCATCCTCGATCCGTTGATGGGTTAGCGGCGAATGTTCTTTCATTAGGACAGATCCTCCCACCGTGCCCACATCTTCTCCGGATTGAGCTCATACACCCCATTGTCCCGGAACATGAAGTGATGCATGATAAACTCCCTCCGGATCGTCGCAAAGTCTTCATGATACTCTTTGATAAACTCGTTCATTTCCTTCTCGCTGTACTTCCGTCCCTTCTCCAACCGGGATACCATATGCGTAAGCACGATGAGTTTCTTCTTCAGCTGGGCAGGGATGCTCTTCAGCTTCCCGTCGGAGGTGAAGAAGTTCTTGATCACGGAATCCCTCATCCGCCGTTCTTCTTCCTGCAAGCTTTCCGTTACGCCCCCGGGCCGGACTCTTTGGTAAATCAGATTCTCCGTCGCTGTCGCATTGTTCTTAATAAAATAATCATTCAGCGAAAAAAAGATCGTGTTCTTGTCCCTGCGTTCGTTGATGAGGCTCGCTTCCCGCAGCTTCGCCGCGTGGTGCGTAATCGTAGCCGGCGTGACGCCGATCTTCTCGGCCAGAAGCTGGCCGTTCATTTCGCCTTCCGCAAGCAGGATGAGCATCTTGATTCGGGTCGGGTCTGCGAGCGCCTTGTGATAACTGACCACTTTATCCAATTGCACGGTTATCGACTCAACTCCTTATATAAATTTAACATTCATCTAATTTATAGTTTGTTAAATCAGATGTTAAACCATCCGAATTACAAAGTAAACCTCCTCATGGAGAATGAAGGCCCTGGCACCATAAAAAACCCGCCCTTCTTCATGAAGGAACGGGTTTTTCGGATGTTGCGGCTCCACGTACGGAACACGGTTGCTCTGTTGCTGTCGACCTAGATATCAGCTAAGCCGCTTCTTACACTACCGCTGCGTCCACCCTGGACTGATCGGCATTCTGGCATCGTTTGCATACCTTCAGTGCCGTGCCGTCCGATTTGTTGGCGACGTAGAGAAGCTTGATGCGCGACGTGCTGCATACCGGGCATGTGCCGCGGCCGCGCGATGGCGTGTTCCATAGTGCGCGGCCCCGTTTTGTTTTGGCCATGGTTCATATCCCCTTTATTTCATAATCTCCAATGGTATTTCGAACCCATGCACGCCGCTTGCCACCGCCGCGATTATTCTTTGTTATGCGAAGCTCAATCCTTGGGATGGACAAGCCGGATATCCGTGCAACTCCATTATAGGGGACGGGCCGTCGCCAAATATAGGGAATAAATGCTTATGAAGTCTTTTTTACATACGCCTTCTTTCGTGGCTATGAATTCCATATCCGCCGGATCTCCGGTACATCTGAACGGAAGCTGAGCTTATACACGTCGGGATTGGAGAAAGCCTCCCACTCGTTGAAGCCGATCTGATTATCGTAATGCTTCAGCAGAAGCGAGATCAGATTGCCATGGGATACCATAACGGCATTTCGGTTTGAACTCTGCAGGACCTCATGGACTACGCTTACCGCACGATGCATGGCTGTACGACTTGACTCTCCGCCTTCAAAGCACAAGTCCAGATCCTCATAGGTTCTGCGCAGCATCTCCCGCCATTCAGGAGCATTTCGACCCGACAGTATTCGCTCGGTCAACCTCGCATCCAGCACAACGGCCACGCCTATGCGATCAGCCAAAGGTGTAATGGTGTCGTGAGCTCTGCGATAAGAACTTGAAACAATACGGTCAATCCCTTTGTCGTGCAGAAATTCAGCAAGTTCAAGCGATTGCTGAAGCCCCTGCTCGGTTAACGGAGCATCCGCCGCTTGTCCCTCCGCTTGGCAATGGCGTACGATGTATATTTTTTTCATAGGATCGGCACCTCCCTATAATCCAATATTGCGTTTGAGCCCTTGATAGCTTCCTGACTCCGGAAATCCGCGCTGAACGATCGTCATAAACTTCTCGGAAAACCCGTGGTTTGCTAAATCTGCGATCGGGACCATGACCACATCGCCGATAGGATTGAGATCGAACTCATTCGTCGGGAGGCGGATTTCCCCCTCCAAGCGTTCCAGCAAAAACGTAATATGCAAAAGGGATGGCGATGAATCCGGCTTATCGCATAAATACAGAAGCTTGGTCACTTTTGTAACAAGCCCGGTCTCCTCTTCCATTTCCCGAATCATGGCTTCCTCCAGCGTTTCCCCTTGCTCTACCCTTCCTCCCGGAAGCGACCAGCCGCGTTCCGACGAAACGCTCTGTTTGACCAGCAGAATCCGTTCATCTTCGATCAAAATTCCGGTGACTCGAACCTGCAATAGGCTGCTCATACCCTTCCCCCATTCTTAGGATTTTGCTTTTCGAAAACCATGCTTATTTAAGCTTCCTTCGCGCCTCCTCCGCCCGCCGCACGCTCTCCATCGTCCACGGCGGCGTCTGGGGATGATCCCTAATTTCCGACAGCGTCATCCACTGCACCGAATCGACCTCGTCCGGGCTTTTGCAATACGGCGTTCCTCCATCATACTCGCACAAGAACACCATATTGATGACGGAACGGCCATCGCCCGTTACAAACGAAGAGCTGTAGACATATGTAACGTTTTCCTTCACCTCAACCCCGACTTCTTCGTAAAGCTCCCGCTTCACCGTGCGCTCCAGAATATCCGACGTGCTGCCTTCCTTGTCGACCTTGCCCCCCGCGAACGAAAGTGTTCCTCCTGCGTTCTCTTCCTTCAAGCTGCGCGTTATCATCAGCCACTGCCCGTCCTTATGCACGGCACCTTCCACATTGACGATGAACATGTGCTTCCTCCCCTCCATAAACCTCTTCTATCTTACTTTATATGATCATACCATTGACTCTCACCTTACAGGAGACCTTAAAATAGGTTCCAGCATTGAATCTATAGGGGACCCAGGGTTGGTGCGATTCAACCTTGGCCGCCGTTTCATTTTTGCATCAAAGATTTTTTTGCCTTATTAATTCATGTCGTCTCTCCGTTATGGTACAGTACATCAAGATGGTTGCAGGCTGATATCCGAAGGAGGGACTTATGAGCTATCACGGATCCGATTTTTACGACAACGACAAGAATTTCGAAAAATACATGGAACGGCGGCAGTGGCGGGAGAATGCCAACGATACGTTGGAAAAGCCCGTCATCCGGCAGCTGCTGAGGGATATCGCGGGCCTTCATGTATTGGACCTGGGGTGTGGGGATGCCGGCTTCGGCGTGGAACTGCTTCAAGAGGGGTGTGCCTCCTATGCCGGAATCGAGGGCTCCCGCAACATGGTGGAAGCCGCTTCGAGCAGCCTGGCCGATTACAAGAACGGGACCGTTCAACACATGAGGATGGAGGATTACGCGTATTCGCGCGACACCTATGATGTAGTGCTCTCCAGGCTTGCCCTTCACTATCTGCAGGATATCGGGGGTATCTTTCGAAGCGTTCACCAGACCTTGAAGCCAGGCGGAAGGTTCATCTTCTCCGTCGAGCATCCCGTCATTACCTCCACGCTGCAGCCGTCCGGCACCAGAACGAATTGGGTGGTGGACAACTACTTCATCCAAGGCTACCGGGAGCAGCAATGGCTCGGCGGCACCGTTCATAAGTACCATCGAACCGTCGAGGATCACTTCCGGGCGATGCAGGAAGCCGGCTTTATCGTGGAGCACTTGAGGGAGTCCCATCCTATGCGAGAGTATTTTGTCAACGAGGAAACCTATGAGCGCAGGCGCAGAATTCCGTTGTTTCTGTTTCTTGCGGGGAAAAAGAGCGAGTAGCTCACTAGCGGCATCAAGAAAAAAAAGCATCCTTCCACTTCACAAGTGAAAAGGGTGCTTTTTAAGTTTAATGGGTTCGTCGGAGACGGTTGCATAATTCATGCGCATGGTGCGTGGTTTGGGGCATGCATGAATGGCTGTTGGCCATGATAAGAAGTCATCCCCCAATCGCCGCTTCCACTTATGAAGGTCTGCCGGCTCTGCTTCCCTTGTTGAATCCGCCGGACTTGCGTTTCCGGGCCTGGCCGTTGTTAGGTTTCGAAGCTGCTTCCGAACTCAGCTTGCGTGCCATCTCTGAATATGGATTCGTGACGGCTTCCGTCATGGGCTTACGCGCCGAGTTCGTCTTGGATTGGCGGGCGGCGTCCGTCTTCGGCTTAATTCCCGCGTCTTGTCTTGATTGGCGGGGTGCACCCGTCTTCGGGTTGCGTGCCGCGTCGGCCTTTGGTTTGCGGGCCGCATCCGCCTTCGGTTTAGCAGGTCTCGATGCAGCTGACTTGCCTTTGCCGGGCTTGGACGAGCCGGATTTTGGCGTCGGGTCCACCTTGGCGGCTCTTAACGCCCCGGACATCGGGAAGTCATGGTCCTTCACTTCCGGAATGGACTTTCCGATTAGCTTCTCGATATCCCGAAGAAAAGGAACCTCGTCCACTTCGCAGAACGATATCGCCGTCCCGCTCAGTCCCGCGCGCCCCGTGCGCCCAATCCGGTGCACATACGTTTCCGGAATGTTCGGGAGGTTGAAGTTAATGACATGCGACAGCTCGTCGATGTCGATCCCGCGCGCGGCGATATCCGTTGCCACCAGGACGCGGGTCGCCCCGCTTTTGAAATTGTTGAGCGCCGTCTGGCGGCTGGTTTGCGATTTGTCGCCGTGAATGGCCTGAGCCGTAATATTCACCTTGTTCAGTCCGCGCGCAACCCGGTCAGCTCCCCGCTTCGTACGGGTAAAGACCAATGCCGACACGATGGACGGGTCCTTCATCAGCTCATTCAATTGCTGCTGCTTATTCCCGGTTTCCAGCAGGTACACCGATTGCTCGATCCGTTCGGCCGTAGAGGAGACCGGCGTGATCTCGACTTTTACGGGATTGTGCAGCAAGGTTTGGACAAGCTGGGTGATTTCCGCAGGCATCGTGGCGGAGAAGAACAGCGTTTGTTTTTTGCTCGGCATTTTGGCGATGATTCGCTTCACGTCATGGATGAAGCCCATATCCAGCATCCGGTCGGCCTCATCCAGCACCAAAATCTCCACATGCTGCAAATCGACGTGCTTCTGATTCATGAGGTCCAGGAGCCTGCCTGGGGTCGCAATCAGGATGTCCGCTCCCTGCTGAAGCGCGCGTTCCTGCGTCTTCTGCGAAACGCCGCCAACAATGGCCGTCGAACGCAGCTTGGTGAACTGGCTGTAAGCTTTGACGTTATCCGAAATTTGCAGGGCAAGCTCCCGGGTCGGCGACAACACCAATGCGCGAATGCGGCGCCCCATGCCCGGTTTAGGGGGTTGCTGATTCAACAGCTGGATCATCGGCACCGAAAAAGCGGCGGTCTTCCCGGTTCCGGTCTGGGCGCAGCCCAGCAAATCTCTGCCGGCCAGCACAGCCGGGATCGCCTGAGCCTGAATCGGCGTCGGCGCTTTGTAATTCTCCTTGGCCAAAGCCTTGAGAATGACAGGGGATATATTTAAATCTTCAAATGTCATGGGATCTCCTTTATGGTGAATATCTATACTTACGTCATAACATATAACGATACCACAGATCGGCATAAAAAAAGAAGCGGAATTTTTCTCCGCCTCCCCTTTAAGCCCCAAACCGCTGCCGATATCCGCATTTTCTGCATAATTCCTCAACCGCTTCCCGGCGCGAAAATCCGTCCACGAGGTTGTTCGCCCGCTCCCCATCCACGATGTCCGAGAAGGACTTCTGATGAAGGTTGCCCAAGTTGATGACCCCTTCCCCGTCCAGACAGCAAGGCACGACCGTCCCGTCTAC
Proteins encoded:
- a CDS encoding class I SAM-dependent methyltransferase; its protein translation is MSYHGSDFYDNDKNFEKYMERRQWRENANDTLEKPVIRQLLRDIAGLHVLDLGCGDAGFGVELLQEGCASYAGIEGSRNMVEAASSSLADYKNGTVQHMRMEDYAYSRDTYDVVLSRLALHYLQDIGGIFRSVHQTLKPGGRFIFSVEHPVITSTLQPSGTRTNWVVDNYFIQGYREQQWLGGTVHKYHRTVEDHFRAMQEAGFIVEHLRESHPMREYFVNEETYERRRRIPLFLFLAGKKSE
- a CDS encoding VOC family protein, yielding MTIDNPLNEAPKLQSLNKPLLKKVHCNYLPVRNLPLAVKWYSELFGLTVRKCDDTGAILILGDGQWLFLLETLGNRTANFITNQWEGENYEMFSLTFEVENITELHKRLRENGAQVEPLVDHGSCGLQFKFKDPDGNKFNVWQDAPTS
- a CDS encoding histidine phosphatase family protein, with amino-acid sequence MKKIYIVRHCQAEGQAADAPLTEQGLQQSLELAEFLHDKGIDRIVSSSYRRAHDTITPLADRIGVAVVLDARLTERILSGRNAPEWREMLRRTYEDLDLCFEGGESSRTAMHRAVSVVHEVLQSSNRNAVMVSHGNLISLLLKHYDNQIGFNEWEAFSNPDVYKLSFRSDVPEIRRIWNS
- a CDS encoding NUDIX hydrolase: MFIVNVEGAVHKDGQWLMITRSLKEENAGGTLSFAGGKVDKEGSTSDILERTVKRELYEEVGVEVKENVTYVYSSSFVTGDGRSVINMVFLCEYDGGTPYCKSPDEVDSVQWMTLSEIRDHPQTPPWTMESVRRAEEARRKLK
- a CDS encoding radical SAM protein — protein: MPKNRPYLYHELTNSICTTCYRKVEAKIIEENGMVYMLKRCLVHGPEKVLIATEAEYYHQTRKFIKPSEMPLVWNTPIRYGCPYDCGLCPDHEQHSCLTLLEITDHCNLQCPICFAESSPHRTSYRSLAQIEFMLDRIVENEGEPDIVQISGGEPTTHPDFFDILDMCKSRPIKHIMVNTNGIRIAQDRDFARRLAEYMPGFEIYLQFDSFEEHVLKELRGADLRRIRRQAIEHLNEFNISTTLVVTLKKGLNDGEIGDIIQYGLQQKAVRGVTIQPIQAAGRLEGYDPATDRLTVSEVRRMIIDQSGVFTDADILPVPCHPDCLAMGYALKLGGEVLPLTRMIDPEILLEGDSNTIVFEQDPVIRGKMFELLSTGHSPQSSALSLKSLLCCLPLAAVPEQITYDNVFRVIIMQFLDAHNFDVRSVKKSCVHIVHPDGRMIPFDTYNMFYRDDKEELLKELKEEVATAWDR
- a CDS encoding metalloregulator ArsR/SmtB family transcription factor, producing the protein MQLDKVVSYHKALADPTRIKMLILLAEGEMNGQLLAEKIGVTPATITHHAAKLREASLINERRDKNTIFFSLNDYFIKNNATATENLIYQRVRPGGVTESLQEEERRMRDSVIKNFFTSDGKLKSIPAQLKKKLIVLTHMVSRLEKGRKYSEKEMNEFIKEYHEDFATIRREFIMHHFMFRDNGVYELNPEKMWARWEDLS
- a CDS encoding DEAD/DEAH box helicase, which codes for MTFEDLNISPVILKALAKENYKAPTPIQAQAIPAVLAGRDLLGCAQTGTGKTAAFSVPMIQLLNQQPPKPGMGRRIRALVLSPTRELALQISDNVKAYSQFTKLRSTAIVGGVSQKTQERALQQGADILIATPGRLLDLMNQKHVDLQHVEILVLDEADRMLDMGFIHDVKRIIAKMPSKKQTLFFSATMPAEITQLVQTLLHNPVKVEITPVSSTAERIEQSVYLLETGNKQQQLNELMKDPSIVSALVFTRTKRGADRVARGLNKVNITAQAIHGDKSQTSRQTALNNFKSGATRVLVATDIAARGIDIDELSHVINFNLPNIPETYVHRIGRTGRAGLSGTAISFCEVDEVPFLRDIEKLIGKSIPEVKDHDFPMSGALRAAKVDPTPKSGSSKPGKGKSAASRPAKPKADAARKPKADAARNPKTGAPRQSRQDAGIKPKTDAARQSKTNSARKPMTEAVTNPYSEMARKLSSEAASKPNNGQARKRKSGGFNKGSRAGRPS
- a CDS encoding sigma-70 family RNA polymerase sigma factor; protein product: MKEHSPLTHQRIEDAKAGDFDAYRMIVNEYSNALLSVAYSVLGDFHEAQDAVQEAFLKCYRNLHTLNDPAKLGSWLYAITRRTSLDFAKRSKQALPLHETTPASDNITPWLEQYVIHDSVWGALQGLEEKSKSVVVLHYLSEWSMKEIGQFLNMSVSAVESRIRRAREVLKQHLARDFEHYFLTHRLGRDFEQQVSEHVLKRAGHFYIPVTDKGQATAWFILHFHLGTSRHGNPVLESGQELYLLECQRHAPASMPVLTFEAASVGELEQRLHQQGIGMEPIREDALFGKLLVFYDPDGNKYHAIEPN
- a CDS encoding NUDIX hydrolase, whose translation is MSSLLQVRVTGILIEDERILLVKQSVSSERGWSLPGGRVEQGETLEEAMIREMEEETGLVTKVTKLLYLCDKPDSSPSLLHITFLLERLEGEIRLPTNEFDLNPIGDVVMVPIADLANHGFSEKFMTIVQRGFPESGSYQGLKRNIGL
- a CDS encoding prolipoprotein diacylglyceryl transferase; this translates as MEFPVYLYLGSWRIHPHVLFESLAYFIGFRVYLWTRRPSGMTKLMSLQLLAGIIAGAAVGAKLLYWFEDPAATWEQLRQFHLLWGGKTIVGGLLGGLIGVELTKRWVGWKHSTGDDFVYPLMLGLGLGRIGCFLTGLDDHTYGTPTTWFTGVDFGDGIYRHPTQLYEILFLIVLALLLMPLYRQSRGRSTREGYVSGRMFQWFMAGYLLFRLAIEWIKPTPHPYLGLNNIQLACIAGLIYYAWLIGGRNRIRRFTPDSRLPS